The following are encoded in a window of Prevotella melaninogenica genomic DNA:
- a CDS encoding CYTH domain-containing protein encodes MSGLEIERKFLVHKNMDWKKHASSCSHIQQGYFAAVNTVRVRIRDDKGYLTIKGPSRTGGLSRYEFEKEITLEEAQQLMLLCEPGMIDKHRYLVPFRGHTFEIDEFHGDNDGLVLAEVELGSEDESYDKPDFIGLEVTGNRHFYNSQIRRNPFKLWRDIVPEEYR; translated from the coding sequence ATGAGTGGATTAGAGATTGAAAGAAAGTTCTTAGTTCATAAGAATATGGACTGGAAAAAGCATGCAAGTAGTTGTAGTCACATACAACAAGGATATTTTGCAGCTGTCAATACCGTTCGTGTTCGTATCAGGGATGATAAGGGATATCTGACAATCAAAGGTCCATCACGTACAGGTGGGCTATCACGTTATGAGTTTGAGAAAGAGATTACACTGGAGGAAGCACAGCAATTAATGCTTTTATGCGAGCCAGGTATGATTGATAAGCATCGCTATCTTGTCCCTTTTAGAGGTCATACCTTTGAGATAGATGAGTTTCATGGTGATAATGATGGACTCGTCTTGGCTGAAGTGGAGTTAGGAAGTGAGGATGAATCGTATGATAAGCCAGACTTTATTGGCTTAGAAGTGACGGGTAATCGCCACTTCTATAATTCCCAGATACGTCGCAACCCATTTAAGCTTTGGCGCGATATCGTACCAGAAGA